In Bacillus sp. Cs-700, one genomic interval encodes:
- a CDS encoding nucleotidyltransferase domain-containing protein, with protein MRHVLITPLMIEKYAKRLVDRLKNPLLKGVVITGSFARGEAGPYSDLDIWCFYNEPLIKSPSLPELMGISLDMREVCLKDFRDVANGSKEYVAPCFEQLKIYGETPFVLPSRDEIKSGLMTLLLSIDSRIKQFVSPINSYELLNDLMYILRIERFFATSQYPLTLSELYSIQIEASDRFLVELYSAFLFGHNQQQRTEEEIRFAVQRFVQKRLSRNSLMERESD; from the coding sequence ATGCGACATGTACTAATCACTCCACTAATGATTGAAAAATACGCAAAACGTCTTGTTGATCGATTGAAAAATCCATTGTTAAAGGGCGTTGTGATTACTGGAAGCTTTGCACGAGGAGAAGCGGGTCCATATTCCGATTTGGATATTTGGTGTTTTTATAACGAACCACTGATAAAATCACCTTCTTTGCCAGAATTAATGGGTATTTCTCTCGATATGAGAGAAGTATGTTTGAAAGATTTTAGAGATGTAGCTAATGGTTCGAAAGAATATGTAGCACCGTGTTTTGAACAATTGAAGATCTACGGAGAGACACCATTTGTCTTACCTTCAAGGGATGAGATAAAGAGTGGTCTAATGACATTATTGCTCTCGATTGATAGTCGAATAAAACAGTTTGTTTCTCCAATCAACTCTTACGAATTACTAAACGATCTTATGTACATACTTCGCATTGAACGTTTTTTCGCCACTTCTCAATATCCATTAACCCTTTCAGAACTCTATTCGATACAAATAGAGGCGAGTGATCGCTTCCTTGTTGAGCTTTATTCGGCCTTTTTATTTGGTCATAATCAACAACAACGAACGGAAGAAGAAATCAGATTTGCAGTGCAGCGATTTGTTCAGAAACGCTTAAGCAGGAATTCGCTCATGGAACGAGAATCTGATTAA
- the uvsE gene encoding UV DNA damage repair endonuclease UvsE, giving the protein MDSLIERFLRGENELTIIQLGYVAMSTELVNSSPSQTMTYAQFQKIKNTEAAIRKLERIAKSNLENCLRLLKHNKGNDIHFFRLSSRLIPLANHEALEGWDYLTPLKNELKELGDYAKKEKMRIGFHPDHFVLLNSPKKEILQASVQMLALHVRLLEGMGIDSTHRCVLHVGGGYDDKELSLERFIHNWMYTPKKIQETIILENDDTTFTLLDTLYLCEKLNVPMVFDFHHHMACHETKEWEKDWGRVVDTWKNSPLPVKMHISSPKNEQEFRSHADYVDVDWFFSFLNKVKGSTEHIDCMIEAKQKDAALFQLMERIKKRDDIELIDASTFRIK; this is encoded by the coding sequence ATGGACAGCCTAATAGAAAGATTTTTGAGAGGTGAGAACGAATTGACAATCATTCAACTTGGCTATGTCGCTATGAGTACAGAACTTGTAAACAGCTCTCCGTCTCAGACGATGACTTACGCGCAATTTCAGAAAATCAAAAACACAGAAGCCGCTATTCGAAAGCTTGAGCGGATCGCTAAATCAAACTTAGAAAATTGTCTCAGACTTTTAAAACATAATAAAGGGAATGACATTCATTTCTTTCGGTTAAGTTCTCGCTTAATTCCTCTTGCAAACCATGAGGCCCTGGAAGGATGGGATTATTTAACCCCGTTAAAAAATGAGTTAAAAGAATTGGGTGATTATGCAAAAAAAGAAAAAATGAGAATCGGTTTTCACCCGGATCATTTTGTGCTGCTTAATTCTCCTAAAAAAGAAATCTTACAAGCTTCTGTTCAAATGCTCGCTTTGCACGTTCGTCTTCTTGAGGGGATGGGGATCGACTCGACCCATCGATGTGTCTTGCATGTGGGCGGTGGTTATGACGACAAAGAGCTGTCGCTTGAACGCTTTATCCATAATTGGATGTATACCCCAAAGAAAATACAAGAAACCATTATTTTAGAGAACGATGATACCACCTTCACACTTTTGGACACGCTCTATTTATGTGAGAAGTTAAATGTTCCAATGGTTTTTGACTTTCACCACCATATGGCCTGTCATGAAACCAAAGAGTGGGAGAAGGATTGGGGGAGAGTGGTTGATACTTGGAAGAACTCGCCACTCCCTGTGAAAATGCATATTTCTTCACCCAAAAATGAGCAAGAATTTCGTAGTCATGCTGATTATGTAGACGTTGATTGGTTTTTTTCATTCTTGAACAAAGTAAAAGGGAGTACCGAACATATTGATTGTATGATTGAAGCGAAGCAAAAGGATGCGGCATTATTTCAATTAATGGAAAGAATTAAGAAGCGAGATGATATCGAACTCATTGATGCGTCTACATTTAGAATAAAGTAA
- a CDS encoding TetR/AcrR family transcriptional regulator — protein sequence MNRKAELKRQQIIKAAYQAVSDKGYEAVTLQDIADYANVSKGVPNYYFQNKEDVLAHLLAQITERIYEKEKEAVEKETSAESMLQAYINTVFVSAEENEKFYRVYLDFLAQATKNNRYREINARFYKNCASISKEILTQGAKEKTFVVNDFETAGRAIRTMIDGYMIQWMMTGDHSQHRAYKQACYQAITSYLR from the coding sequence ATGAACCGTAAAGCAGAGTTGAAACGGCAACAAATCATTAAAGCAGCTTATCAAGCCGTTTCTGATAAAGGTTACGAAGCCGTGACATTACAAGATATTGCGGATTATGCCAATGTAAGTAAAGGCGTTCCGAATTACTATTTTCAAAATAAAGAAGATGTCCTTGCTCATCTCCTCGCTCAAATTACGGAGCGAATTTATGAGAAAGAAAAAGAAGCGGTTGAAAAGGAAACATCTGCAGAAAGCATGCTTCAAGCTTATATAAATACTGTGTTTGTTAGTGCTGAAGAGAATGAGAAATTCTACCGTGTTTATTTAGATTTTCTAGCACAAGCTACAAAAAATAACCGATATCGTGAAATTAACGCACGCTTTTACAAAAATTGTGCTTCAATCTCTAAGGAGATTTTAACGCAAGGAGCGAAGGAAAAGACCTTTGTCGTCAATGATTTCGAAACGGCTGGTCGAGCCATAAGGACTATGATTGACGGATATATGATTCAATGGATGATGACCGGCGATCATTCACAACACAGGGCTTACAAACAGGCGTGTTATCAAGCCATTACCTCATACTTAAGATAA
- a CDS encoding DUF819 family protein yields the protein MTFALAWSKANPLIEDPMAVFVYLTVVVGFIFMLGESKNAVLQKIFHYAPPLIWTYFIPMLSTTFAIIPQESSLYGFVSTYILPVGLLLLLLSANVPATLRLGPKALLMFLAGTIGVIIGGPIALAIFQPWLPENAWTGVAALAGSWIGGSANMAAMIEAVGTPKEILSPIIVVDTVVGYSWMGIMIFLAGFQDKFNKWNKADDSVIQSVNKEMNDIQRKNERPIQVPQLLGLLGLAFGVSYIVLKISENLPQTAVLSTTTWTVMIISAIGILFSFTPVKKLEGYGASKVGYTAIYLLLATIGARADLAYVVDSPQYVLMGIVWLSIHILVIFIAARLLRAPLFFVAVGSQGNIGGTSSAPIVASVFQPSLAPVGLLMGIVGNVVGSYAAVLCAQLAKMVATMF from the coding sequence ATGACATTTGCCCTAGCCTGGTCAAAGGCTAATCCCTTAATTGAGGATCCGATGGCTGTATTTGTCTATCTAACGGTTGTCGTTGGATTTATCTTTATGCTTGGCGAGTCAAAAAACGCCGTTCTGCAAAAGATTTTCCATTACGCACCTCCGTTAATTTGGACATACTTTATTCCAATGCTCTCAACGACCTTTGCTATTATTCCGCAAGAGTCAAGTTTATATGGATTTGTATCCACATATATTCTTCCTGTCGGCTTACTGCTGTTACTGTTATCAGCTAACGTTCCAGCTACGCTTCGATTAGGACCAAAAGCACTACTCATGTTCCTTGCTGGTACGATTGGTGTCATTATCGGTGGGCCGATTGCTCTTGCCATTTTCCAACCATGGTTACCAGAGAATGCTTGGACTGGTGTTGCTGCTCTAGCAGGAAGCTGGATTGGTGGCTCTGCGAACATGGCAGCCATGATTGAAGCAGTCGGAACACCAAAAGAAATATTATCCCCCATTATCGTTGTCGATACGGTTGTTGGTTATAGCTGGATGGGAATTATGATTTTCCTTGCAGGATTCCAAGATAAATTTAATAAGTGGAACAAAGCAGATGACTCCGTTATTCAAAGCGTGAATAAAGAAATGAATGATATTCAACGTAAGAATGAACGTCCTATTCAAGTTCCTCAGCTATTAGGCTTACTTGGACTTGCCTTTGGTGTCTCTTACATCGTATTGAAAATTTCTGAGAACCTTCCGCAAACGGCCGTTCTTTCTACAACTACATGGACCGTTATGATTATTTCAGCTATCGGTATTCTGTTTTCTTTCACCCCTGTCAAAAAGTTAGAGGGATATGGAGCTAGTAAAGTCGGCTATACTGCCATATACCTTTTGCTTGCAACAATTGGGGCTAGAGCCGATCTTGCATATGTAGTCGATTCTCCCCAATATGTACTGATGGGTATTGTATGGCTCAGTATTCATATTCTTGTTATTTTTATTGCAGCACGATTACTGCGTGCGCCACTTTTCTTTGTAGCCGTTGGATCACAAGGAAATATAGGTGGAACAAGCTCAGCTCCAATCGTCGCTTCCGTCTTTCAACCCTCACTTGCTCCGGTTGGGCTATTGATGGGAATTGTAGGTAACGTTGTTGGTAGCTATGCAGCTGTTCTCTGTGCTCAATTGGCTAAGATGGTCGCCACAATGTTTTAG
- a CDS encoding SDR family oxidoreductase, with protein sequence MSHINGKVVIITGASSGIGEATAKKLAGDGAKVVLAARREDRLEELKKEITNSGGEAIIQKTDVTSREQMQALADKTIEQYGQIDVIINNAGLMPLSFLNKLKIDEWDKMVDVNIKGVLYGIAGVLPHMEERKSGHIINVSSVAGHEIMPAGAVYCGTKFAVRAITEGLRKEMSPSTNIRATIISPGAVATELTNTITDEDVQEKLNNRGPNGLDPLDPQAIADAIYYAVGQPDSVSINEVLVRPTSQG encoded by the coding sequence ATGAGTCATATTAATGGAAAAGTTGTTATTATTACTGGAGCAAGTAGCGGAATCGGTGAAGCAACAGCAAAAAAACTTGCAGGCGACGGAGCGAAGGTAGTCCTTGCAGCTCGACGTGAGGATCGGCTTGAAGAACTGAAGAAAGAAATTACAAATAGCGGCGGAGAAGCGATTATCCAGAAAACGGATGTTACTTCGAGAGAGCAAATGCAGGCTCTAGCTGATAAAACAATTGAACAGTATGGGCAAATCGACGTTATTATCAATAATGCTGGATTGATGCCTTTATCCTTCTTAAATAAACTTAAGATTGATGAATGGGATAAAATGGTCGATGTGAACATAAAGGGCGTACTTTACGGTATTGCTGGCGTTCTTCCTCATATGGAAGAAAGAAAATCAGGCCATATCATTAATGTTTCTTCTGTCGCCGGTCACGAAATTATGCCAGCCGGTGCAGTGTATTGCGGTACGAAATTTGCAGTAAGAGCCATTACAGAAGGACTACGAAAAGAAATGTCTCCTTCTACAAATATCCGAGCGACAATCATTTCACCAGGGGCAGTTGCAACAGAATTAACGAATACAATTACTGATGAAGATGTACAAGAGAAGTTAAACAATCGTGGTCCAAATGGTCTCGATCCACTCGATCCCCAAGCGATTGCAGATGCAATTTATTACGCTGTTGGCCAACCTGACAGTGTCTCCATTAACGAAGTCCTTGTTCGCCCTACTTCACAAGGATAA
- a CDS encoding thioredoxin family protein produces MKKAIIFLGIIIVLFGALAFVTNLSNSEKAEGNPYGKDSLDPATIDQLDDPLYQNQILPDELDKKLSNEDDAFVYFYSPTCIHCKNTSPILVPLAEDMDIDLKKYNVLEFEQGWNDYQIESTPTLVRFKDGKEVDRIVGTQTEETFKQWIEQNK; encoded by the coding sequence ATGAAAAAAGCCATTATTTTTCTTGGTATCATTATCGTATTATTTGGAGCGCTCGCATTTGTTACAAATTTAAGCAATAGCGAAAAAGCAGAGGGAAATCCTTACGGGAAAGACTCACTAGATCCTGCAACGATCGATCAGCTCGATGATCCGCTTTACCAAAATCAAATTCTTCCTGATGAGCTAGATAAAAAACTTTCTAACGAAGATGATGCATTTGTCTATTTCTATAGCCCAACTTGCATTCATTGTAAAAACACCTCTCCGATACTTGTGCCACTCGCAGAAGATATGGATATTGACCTAAAGAAGTACAATGTTCTCGAATTTGAACAAGGTTGGAATGACTATCAAATTGAATCAACGCCAACCCTTGTCCGATTTAAAGATGGGAAAGAAGTCGATCGCATTGTTGGCACCCAAACAGAAGAAACGTTCAAACAATGGATTGAACAAAATAAGTAA
- a CDS encoding tRNA-binding protein, translating into MATFDDFMKLDIRVGEIIEVNDFKKAKKPAYQLIVDLGEEIGIKKSSAQIKDLYEVEDLIGKQVMAVVNFPPRQIADFMSEILVLGIYGEKGVVLIQPDQKVKNGDKLG; encoded by the coding sequence ATGGCAACGTTTGATGATTTTATGAAGCTTGATATTCGAGTAGGTGAGATAATTGAAGTCAACGATTTTAAAAAGGCGAAAAAGCCAGCTTATCAACTAATAGTTGATCTTGGTGAGGAAATTGGTATTAAGAAGTCCAGTGCACAAATCAAGGACCTTTATGAGGTTGAAGATTTAATTGGTAAACAAGTGATGGCGGTCGTAAACTTTCCTCCACGGCAAATTGCTGATTTTATGTCAGAAATACTGGTTCTTGGTATATATGGAGAAAAAGGTGTTGTTTTAATACAGCCTGACCAAAAAGTAAAGAATGGCGATAAGCTAGGATAA
- a CDS encoding DegV family protein, producing MATRIITDSSVDFPEELLNELNVTVVPLNLLFGDEEYKAGVDLDTPTFYQKLKKSKELPKSSAPSPQDFLTKFEETSPEDDILVVALSEALSSTYDNAVLAKKMFHEEHPNRNIEVINSKTASSGLGIIVYHAAEMARDGHSFNDIVEQAHEYTEDTLTMFLLDTLENVIKGGRLDRVRGTIASALNIKLLMKASDDDGSLEVLDKIRGNKRAIRQFIQKIGDYGHNLEDKVIAVAHSNCEDKARALIDQIQERYPFKQVILSTMGPLIGTYAGEGGLLVSFKKN from the coding sequence ATGGCAACTCGAATCATTACTGACAGCAGTGTTGACTTCCCTGAAGAACTGCTCAATGAATTGAACGTAACGGTCGTTCCACTCAACCTTCTCTTTGGTGACGAAGAATACAAAGCTGGAGTAGATCTTGATACACCGACGTTCTATCAGAAACTAAAAAAATCAAAAGAACTTCCTAAGTCTTCTGCCCCATCACCCCAGGACTTTCTTACAAAATTTGAAGAAACTAGTCCGGAAGACGATATTCTTGTAGTAGCGCTTTCTGAAGCACTTAGTAGTACGTATGACAACGCTGTTCTAGCGAAAAAAATGTTTCATGAGGAACATCCTAATCGAAACATTGAAGTGATCAACTCTAAAACAGCCTCATCAGGTCTAGGGATTATTGTTTATCATGCGGCGGAGATGGCACGCGATGGTCATAGCTTTAATGACATTGTTGAACAAGCACATGAGTATACAGAAGATACGCTTACGATGTTTTTACTAGATACACTTGAGAACGTTATCAAGGGAGGACGCCTTGATCGAGTGAGAGGTACCATTGCTTCTGCCCTTAATATTAAGCTCCTTATGAAAGCAAGTGATGACGATGGCTCGCTTGAAGTCCTTGATAAAATTCGTGGGAATAAACGAGCCATTCGTCAATTCATTCAGAAGATCGGAGACTATGGCCATAACCTGGAAGATAAAGTAATTGCAGTGGCTCATAGTAACTGCGAAGACAAAGCCAGGGCATTAATTGACCAAATTCAAGAACGTTATCCGTTTAAACAAGTGATTCTCTCAACTATGGGTCCACTTATTGGAACATACGCCGGAGAAGGTGGACTTCTGGTCTCCTTTAAGAAAAACTAA
- a CDS encoding nucleotidyltransferase domain-containing protein has translation MKQEEAVRVITDHLKEEPLVKAVFLKGSMGRDEHDENSDIDLYCLVDEGDVEAFLKKRKSYLEAYRSLLFYDEIFIIAPQVIAVFDNLLHLDLFTVTAETLIEKDFCRVLYDPHRCLSHFNEQLTLSKQEFIDHVDDTAFFLFQYEKSRRRGNDIWSVHLLNQVMVHYSRVVLHHYHPERAQLGLKALHKTLEEVNLEKTNEIFQHMTTHEHEKAVRLIRNWLKEEEDWIRNQLQGATYSSSFLKRMIELN, from the coding sequence TTGAAACAGGAAGAAGCAGTAAGAGTCATAACAGATCATCTTAAAGAGGAACCACTCGTAAAAGCGGTGTTTCTTAAAGGATCAATGGGACGGGACGAGCATGATGAGAATTCAGATATTGATCTTTATTGCCTTGTTGATGAGGGAGATGTGGAGGCTTTCCTAAAGAAACGAAAAAGCTATTTAGAAGCCTATAGGAGTCTTCTTTTCTATGATGAAATCTTTATTATTGCGCCACAAGTGATTGCTGTGTTTGATAATTTGTTGCACCTTGATTTGTTTACAGTAACTGCTGAAACGTTAATTGAAAAAGATTTTTGCAGAGTACTTTACGATCCACATCGATGTCTAAGTCATTTTAACGAACAGTTAACCTTATCGAAACAAGAGTTTATTGATCATGTTGATGATACGGCATTCTTTTTATTTCAATATGAAAAGTCCAGAAGAAGAGGGAATGATATTTGGTCGGTTCACTTGTTGAATCAAGTCATGGTTCACTATTCACGAGTCGTTCTCCACCATTACCATCCTGAGAGAGCCCAGCTTGGATTAAAAGCGCTCCATAAAACACTAGAAGAAGTGAATCTTGAAAAAACGAATGAAATTTTCCAGCATATGACGACACACGAGCATGAAAAAGCAGTACGATTAATAAGAAATTGGCTCAAAGAAGAAGAGGACTGGATAAGAAATCAGCTTCAAGGAGCAACCTACAGTAGTTCATTTCTTAAACGGATGATTGAATTAAATTGA
- the mscL gene encoding large-conductance mechanosensitive channel protein MscL → MGIGIVLGAAFSSFIDSLVSDIILPPVGLVLAQINFADLYISLNGHYYPSLSDAKEAGAATINYGVFLTTSIRFLIIFFSVFLVVRQLNRWRKPGQDPINSMTRKECPYCCTPIPSKAVICPNCSTSLQEERKSSLAIHYSKGSKALKR, encoded by the coding sequence ATGGGGATAGGTATTGTTCTCGGTGCAGCATTTAGCAGTTTTATCGATTCACTCGTTTCGGACATTATTCTTCCACCAGTCGGTCTTGTTTTAGCACAAATCAATTTTGCAGATTTGTATATTAGTTTGAATGGACATTACTATCCTTCCCTCTCGGATGCGAAAGAAGCGGGAGCCGCAACAATTAATTATGGTGTTTTTTTAACGACTTCCATCCGCTTTTTAATCATTTTTTTCTCTGTTTTTCTAGTTGTTCGACAACTAAATAGATGGCGCAAACCTGGACAGGACCCGATAAATTCAATGACTCGCAAGGAATGCCCGTACTGTTGTACACCCATCCCTTCTAAAGCGGTAATTTGCCCCAATTGCTCAACATCGCTTCAAGAAGAAAGGAAATCTTCTTTAGCAATTCACTATAGCAAAGGATCAAAAGCTTTAAAGCGTTAA
- a CDS encoding alpha/beta fold hydrolase: MTGCLLIHGFTGAPYEVEPLAEYFRSHTNWVVSSPTLPGHGEQDSLRGITFQQWIDTAESHLQHLLEKCDTVYVIGFSMGGVLAGYLATKYQVNKLVLLSAALQYIHPIQMVKDIGGMVTDLCRGQLFKNELFIRYSRKVRSTPFVASLEFRKLVQHLKPSFESVFTPTMILQGKLDGLVPYKTADAIYNLIGSEEKQVKVMENSKHLICHGADRNEVIDSVYRFLTSETNEYK; encoded by the coding sequence ATGACCGGTTGTTTGCTGATACATGGATTTACTGGTGCACCTTATGAAGTGGAACCACTGGCAGAATATTTTCGAAGCCATACAAATTGGGTCGTTTCATCTCCAACGCTTCCAGGGCATGGTGAACAAGATTCGCTTCGCGGTATTACTTTCCAGCAATGGATTGATACGGCTGAATCTCATCTCCAACACTTACTAGAGAAATGCGACACCGTATACGTTATAGGCTTTTCTATGGGCGGCGTTCTAGCTGGTTATTTGGCGACAAAGTATCAAGTGAATAAGTTAGTTTTATTAAGCGCAGCACTTCAATATATTCATCCCATTCAAATGGTTAAAGACATTGGAGGGATGGTAACGGACCTATGTAGAGGACAACTATTCAAAAACGAATTGTTTATTCGTTATAGTCGAAAGGTGAGAAGTACACCATTTGTTGCTTCGCTAGAATTTCGTAAGCTGGTGCAACATCTTAAGCCTTCGTTTGAATCTGTTTTCACTCCTACGATGATTCTTCAAGGAAAACTGGATGGGCTCGTTCCTTATAAAACGGCAGATGCGATATACAACCTCATCGGTTCAGAAGAGAAACAAGTTAAGGTGATGGAGAATTCAAAGCATCTTATCTGTCATGGGGCAGATCGTAATGAGGTAATTGATTCCGTTTATCGATTTTTAACAAGTGAAACGAATGAGTACAAATAA
- a CDS encoding NADPH-dependent 2,4-dienoyl-CoA reductase: MKWEKLFEPIQLRRLTLPNRVMMGSMHLGMEGSKDQEDALISFYTERSGDNGPGLIVTGGISVSPEGDGGHHFLGFYREDDLRVMKRLTDSVHEANGRIAAQLFHAGRYAYSQMNGVPSVAPSPIKSPIHREVPEELTEIDILNLLESYAEAGRKAKAVGFDAVEIMGSEGYLINQFLSPRTNKRSDKWGGNFENRTRFSIEVLKSVRNAVGDDYPIIFRMSGLDLVPDSSTPEETIQLAKKLEEHEADILNIGIGWHESTVPTISMMVPRAGFIEPALKIKESVNIPVIGSNRINDPLLAEELLYKLDMVSMARPFLADANLLAKARGQALDQINTCIACNQACLDHAFEGKAVSCLVNPRAGREHKWTIKKADITKSVVVIGGGVAGMEAARAHAELGHTVTLYEASEAIGGQFNLARKIPIKKEFDETIRYYTTELNRLGVQINVNHKPNADELLAHSPDLVVLATGVVPRLPVIPGIKHAIPYPEILSGNREVGKKVIIIGAGGIGCDVSHFLIEKGIHDILLLRRNGKMGEGLGKTTKWAMLQDLKQNGVTFRTNLSYEEITPEGLKITNSETGKQEFLEADTIILAAGQESNIPEEYEDLSQRGIDIAVIGGARLAGELDAKRAIYEGAKIAFEPETISVK; this comes from the coding sequence ATGAAGTGGGAAAAATTATTTGAACCTATTCAATTAAGAAGACTGACCTTACCGAACAGAGTGATGATGGGGTCGATGCATCTTGGAATGGAAGGAAGTAAGGATCAGGAGGATGCACTCATTTCCTTCTATACTGAACGGTCAGGTGATAACGGTCCAGGACTGATTGTTACTGGTGGCATTTCCGTTTCTCCCGAAGGAGATGGGGGGCATCATTTTCTAGGATTCTACAGGGAAGATGATCTTAGAGTGATGAAACGACTAACAGATAGCGTCCACGAGGCAAACGGACGCATTGCTGCGCAACTTTTTCACGCTGGTCGATATGCCTATTCACAAATGAATGGCGTGCCATCCGTCGCTCCCTCTCCTATAAAATCGCCTATACACAGAGAGGTTCCAGAGGAATTAACTGAAATCGATATCCTTAATTTGCTTGAATCCTATGCAGAAGCAGGGAGAAAAGCGAAGGCTGTTGGCTTTGATGCCGTAGAAATTATGGGTTCTGAAGGGTATTTAATTAATCAATTCCTGTCACCGAGGACGAATAAGCGATCAGATAAGTGGGGAGGTAATTTTGAGAATCGCACCCGGTTTTCGATCGAAGTACTGAAATCTGTTCGAAACGCTGTTGGAGATGATTATCCTATTATTTTTCGAATGTCCGGCCTCGATCTTGTGCCTGATTCTTCAACACCTGAAGAAACGATCCAACTTGCAAAGAAGTTAGAAGAGCATGAGGCTGATATTTTAAATATTGGTATTGGTTGGCACGAATCTACCGTTCCGACAATTTCAATGATGGTGCCACGCGCTGGCTTCATTGAACCTGCTCTCAAAATCAAAGAATCCGTTAACATCCCGGTCATTGGTAGCAATCGGATTAATGATCCACTTCTAGCAGAAGAACTGCTTTATAAACTCGATATGGTTTCGATGGCAAGACCATTCCTTGCTGATGCTAATTTACTAGCAAAAGCAAGAGGACAAGCTCTTGATCAAATCAATACTTGCATTGCTTGTAATCAGGCGTGCCTTGATCATGCCTTTGAAGGAAAGGCCGTCTCTTGCCTTGTTAACCCTCGTGCTGGAAGAGAACATAAATGGACAATAAAAAAAGCAGACATAACAAAATCAGTTGTCGTAATCGGTGGCGGAGTGGCTGGAATGGAAGCAGCGAGAGCTCATGCTGAGCTAGGCCATACCGTTACGCTTTACGAAGCGAGCGAAGCCATTGGCGGGCAGTTTAATCTTGCGAGAAAAATTCCAATAAAAAAAGAATTTGATGAGACCATTCGTTACTATACAACAGAGCTAAACCGATTAGGCGTTCAAATTAACGTGAATCATAAACCGAATGCTGACGAATTGCTAGCCCACTCACCTGATCTCGTCGTTCTTGCGACAGGTGTTGTTCCAAGGCTGCCTGTTATCCCAGGGATTAAACACGCCATTCCATATCCTGAAATTCTTTCTGGGAACCGAGAAGTTGGAAAAAAAGTCATTATCATTGGTGCAGGTGGAATTGGGTGTGATGTCTCACACTTTCTGATTGAAAAAGGAATTCACGACATTCTTCTTCTGAGACGAAACGGAAAAATGGGAGAAGGGCTTGGAAAGACAACAAAATGGGCGATGCTGCAAGACTTGAAGCAAAATGGGGTTACGTTCAGAACCAACCTTTCATACGAAGAAATCACACCTGAAGGGTTAAAGATTACAAACAGCGAGACAGGTAAGCAGGAATTCCTTGAAGCTGACACCATCATCCTGGCTGCTGGACAGGAGTCAAATATACCTGAGGAATATGAAGACCTATCACAAAGAGGGATCGATATAGCTGTAATCGGTGGTGCACGACTTGCTGGAGAGCTTGATGCTAAGCGAGCGATCTATGAAGGAGCAAAAATCGCTTTTGAACCTGAGACAATTTCTGTTAAGTAA